The nucleotide window GGTATCTCGCCGGCCGCATCTACGGCGGCAATACGCTCAAAACGCTTTGCAAGCTGTCGCTCTCGCGTGACAGCTGTGTCAAGAAGACCGAGCGCTTTTTTGGCCGGTGGGGCGTGCGCGTGCTCGCCGTCGCAAAGTTCATTCCGGGCCTGTCGATCGTTTCGATTCCGCTGGCGGGCGCGATGGGCACGCCTTACCGCACGTTTCTCACGTTCGACAGTATCGGCGCCGCATTATGGTCGGGCCTCGGCCTCACGCTCGGCGCGCTCTTCGCGCAGCAGATCGACATGCTGTTCGCCGAAGCGGGCCGGCTCGGCAAGCTGACCGCGGTCGTCGTCGTCGCATTGCTGCTGCTTTACGCCGCCTACCGCTGGATGCGCCGCCGCCAGTTGCTCAACAAACTCGCGAAGGCACGCATCAACGTCGACGAGCTGTACGACCTGATGTCGAACAAAAAAACGCCGGTGCTATTCGACATCCGCTCCGAAGAAAAGCGCAAGCTCGATCCTTTCGTGATTCCGGGCTCGAAATTCGCGGACGAACGCAACCTCGACGACATCGTCGCGACCTATAAGCCCGACCAGAAGCTCGTCATCTATTGCTCCTGCCCGAACGAAGTGTCCGCCGCATGGATGGCCAAGGCACTGACCGAGGCCGGCTTCAAGGACGTGGTGCCGCTGCGCGGCGGCCTCGACGCATGGCGCGACGCAGGCCGCCAGCTCGAGCCGCTGGCCGACGAACCCGCACCGCACGTCGACGACGTCGGCATTTCGCCGAAGGCCGTATAGCGATCCGCGCGCCGGCCACACCGTTTTATCTGACTTGACGCAACCGAATGATGCAACCGACGCAAGGAGCGGTCCGATGCTTGTAGCAACCCGCGATGGAGAAGGACAAGCCAGCGAAGTCGTCGCGGAAGCGCCGTACTCGACGCTGTCTACGCGGCGCCACCAGATGTTCCCGACGCTGACACCCGCCGAAATCGATCGCGTGCGGAATTTCGGCGATCTCAATCACTGGCATGCGGGAGAATTTCTGTTCCGCACC belongs to Paraburkholderia sp. SOS3 and includes:
- a CDS encoding DedA family protein/thiosulfate sulfurtransferase GlpE, with the protein product MLHDLVEQYGPAIVFANVLAASIGLPVPAMPSLVLFGAMAAMNPATVGTQLVSVLVLAIFATLIGDSAWYLAGRIYGGNTLKTLCKLSLSRDSCVKKTERFFGRWGVRVLAVAKFIPGLSIVSIPLAGAMGTPYRTFLTFDSIGAALWSGLGLTLGALFAQQIDMLFAEAGRLGKLTAVVVVALLLLYAAYRWMRRRQLLNKLAKARINVDELYDLMSNKKTPVLFDIRSEEKRKLDPFVIPGSKFADERNLDDIVATYKPDQKLVIYCSCPNEVSAAWMAKALTEAGFKDVVPLRGGLDAWRDAGRQLEPLADEPAPHVDDVGISPKAV